AAAAATTGTTGACAACAAGTGAAGTTGCCGAGGTACTTAATGTTACAAGACATACCGTAGCTAAGTGGATTAGGGAGGGAAGAATCAACGCCATCAAACTCCCTGGTGGAAGGTACAGGATACCAGAATCTGAGGTTGAAAAAATATGGAAGTCGTTAAAGCGGTAGTTTTCAAACATAACGCTGATGTCAAGCCCCTGCTTGAGACTTTCAATCAAATGGTTAATGAATGCATGGCTTATGCCTTAAAGAACAATATCAGCTCTCCAATGAGGCTTGAGAGGGCGTTGTATGATTATTTCAAGCAAAGATATGGATTCGCCACCCATTATTGTATATCAGCTTGTAGAGTAGCATGTGGAATAATACGTTCTTGGAGGAGGCTTGTGAAGAGGGGAAGAGCCGACTCCAATAAACCTCCAACTTTTAAAGCCTCAGCCATGAGGCTTCAGAAGGAGCTTATGCGTTTCAGAGGAGATAAAATAGTCGTTACAATAAAGCCTTACAGCTGGATCGAAGTTCCGCTGGCCACAGGCTCTTACCAAAGACAATTTGTTGAGGGATGGAGAGAGGGAAAGTTAAAGGTTGGGGAAATCACGTTACTCAACGATAGAGCGATTGTAACCTTCAAGAAAGAGGTTGAAGAGAAAAAGCCTAATGGCTACGCTTCAGTAGACATCAACCTAATGAGCTTAGATATACTTGAAGCAAAGGATGAGCTAAAATATCGGAAAATCGACCTTAAGAAACTGTACGGCGTAAGGGTTCATTATTTTGAGAAACGTAGAAAAATCCAGTCTCTATCTAAATTCAAGCCCAAGACTTCAAAGATGCTTATGGAGAAATATTCTAAGCGTGAGAAAAGAAGGGTCAGCGACATCCTTCATAAAGTAACCACGGCAATCGTTAGAGAATTCATTGAAAACGGCGTTAGCCCGATCCTTGAGAAACTAAAAGGGTTAAGCTACAACGCAACGAGGAATAGATACGCTAAACGTAAGAATAGAAAAGTCTCCTCCCTACCTTACAAGAAAATCCAAGACTTCATTGAGTACAAAATGGCGTGGCATGGCTACAAAACACACTATGTTTCAGCTAAGAACACGAGCAAGACCTGTCCAAGATGCGGGCGTTTGTCCAAGACAAATGGGCAGGTCTTTAAATGTGAAAGTTGCGGATATGGGGCGGACAGACATTTTATAGCTTGTGTGAACATACTCAGGATGTGGGGAAAATGGTTCTCCCCGAAAGCTCTCGATGAACTAATAGAGAGGGAAGGGTTAAGTAGGAATACATAGTGAATTGTTACTTTCATTCCTACTTAACTCAGAACCCTTAAAGGTAATTTATGTCAACAATACCAACATCCTTGCAAAATTTGTACAAAAAACACGTAACATAAAATATAACATAACAGATCTCAAAGATCAATGTCTTAAGATAAATAAATCATAAACATTTCATAGTAAACTAAAAACAAACTAAACCCATGAAACTACTCCTCAAACCGAGCTTAATATCAAAGTAGAGTGAATCATTTCCGAAAACTTCCGGAAGTACTCCTTAACCAGATTTTCAAATGCTCTCTTGCTCTTTGGGATATGTAAATTAAACTTAGTGATGCAGCATACTTATCATAGTCTCATTCATGATACATTAGAAGGGTATGTCCCCAAGTGTTTCTCTAATATGGTAAGATTCTTTGAAGAAGCTTGCGATAATTTGTCAATATAAGCATAACTTTCTTGATTAACTAAAAGCACCGCTAAAATTTTAGATACTTCAATATATTCCATATTTTATCATGAAAATGTATAGTACAATTTTAAATTTAGTGTCGAAATAGTTCTTAAAATTTAAAGTATATGTAATTTAATGAAGCGTCTCGCTTCTGAGAATTCATAAGTTTATGTTCTGTGATAAAGTAGGATGAGCCAAAAGTTTTACTGTGATAAGTCAGAGGACAAGAAAATTATGTTATGTTTCCATTATTAGAACAAAATTTAGGTAATGGATGATTGTGATATAAAGTTTATCTTGCAGTTTTAAGGAAAACCGATGCAATAGGAAAATAAGCAAAAGAGACAAAAGTAATGAAGATAAGGTAAACTAAGTTTCATGAGTGTAGTGGGGCTAATGTTTACTTTATGTTTTGGAAATTTCGCATTCTTATTTAAATTCACAATTTTTGCATTTCCATTTTTGTTGTAGGATTTTTTGAATATTTCTAGTATTGTTTTTTCAAGTTTTTTACTCCATTTTCATTCTATGCTTCTGATAGTGACTTTGATTCATTTTCTTAGGTAACGCTTATTGGATGTCTGAATCTCTAGAGCTTTTGTTAGGTTCATGATGTTTTAGCTATGAAATAATTCTAAAGATGTGGAGTAGCTTAGTCATTTTGTGGTAATATAATATATTATGAGCTAAAGATAATAAGACGAAAGAGAATTGTTCTGGATCACGATAAAATTTAAATATTGTGAAATACACTTTTTTAACGGGTGTTCTTGAATTGAAAATTATAACATTAATCATTATAACTTTCATAGTTTTAGGTGTGGTTGGTTCTGTTTTTTATTTTTGGTTAATGAGTGGTGGTCCTGTATCAACTACAACTACGCGGACAACATCGCTAACATCAACAACTACACAGGGTGGTCCAATAGTTACAAATGTTACAACGGAGTTTGTCTATATTAAAGAGAAGCAAGACCTTTATTTACGGTTAAAAATTTATGGTGAGGCATATTTGCACGACAAGATAAGTATTAATGGTGTTTATGGTTTTTGGTTTGGTCATATTAATGTGACTCTTCCAAATGGAAAAGTAGAAAATAAATTTTATGATCCAGGTGATTATGTGAATATACATACCCAATTCCTCCAAATTTCTGGAGTGAAAATCATAGATGTCTATGTACCTACTCGTTGGTATGAAAATCCACTTTTAGATGGCACTTATAGGGTTATTGTATGGCTTCATGGACCTTATAAAAACTTTACTGTACTTTTTGAGAAGATTTTTAATTTTAAATTCTCATATAATTCAACAGTTTCACCTGCGGTTTGGAATTCTTGGAATCAAGAATTGACGTTCACATTGACAAACACAGGAGATGTACCAATAATTATAGGTCGTGATATTGGTATTATCGTAAACAAGACTGGTATAGCAGTAGGGATAATAGGGTGGGCGCATGCAGTAAATTTAACAACGGAAAATGTTATCATGCCGAAAGAAACTCTGAAATGGACAGCGGCAGTAGAGATTAGAGATGATTTTAAGCCTAACCTTAAGGGGAAAACTATTCTCGTAAGTTTTTGGATTGATACCGTAGGGGTTTCACAATATTATCCAATAGAAATGGATGTGACTTTTCCTGCGAGTTACTAATGAGTTGGGTGTAAGAGTAATGATTTCACTATTTAAAATTCTTTTATCACTTTTTCTGATCTTTATCATGGTTTTTCCAAATTTTTCGTTCATGAGTGGATGGGGAATTGTAGCTTCTAAAGTGACTGGATGGAGTATTTACTATGAAGGAAGTAATGAATCTGTCTATCGTTTTAACCTCAGTAGAGAAGTTTCAGGTTTAGAGATGATACTCTACATCAATGCTATTGATGATCCCAGAAGTTTTAATGACGATTGGATGGAGTTTAAACTTGTAGGGGAACCGTTTGAGATAGCTACAGTTCATGGAAATTACATTGTTGAGCCAATAATCGGGCTGACGAAAGTGGGTTATAATAATGACAATGAGAAGAGTGTTGGGGGTCTTCATGTGATTTATTATGCTTTACCAAAAAAGAATTTTGTCTCTTATATAAACATTACTTTGCATGCTCTTTATAGTAATCCGCGCTTGGATATTTCTCGTTCCTATATACGTGAATGGGATTTTGTGGAGAATGTTATTCAACAGAGTGTTTGGGCGACAGGTTGGTATCAGTATAATGTTACGCAAGATTATATAGGGCGTGTTTCTCTTGTATCCTTTGGTGCTTCGTTCGGAGATCGGCCAAGTGAGTCCGGTTTGGTTTGGTATTTTAGTAGAATGATAAGCCCGCCAAAACTTCTGTGGAATCCTGATGTATACGTTGAAGTTGGATATGCGGGTGGGATAAACATAGTTCCAGAAAGTTTTATTGGTACGGGAAATTATACATGTAAAATTAATGCAGGAATTGGGATTGGTAATGAACTAAACGAAGCGGTTAGTTCAGGGTTTAGTAAAACAGTTTATAAGGTGAGGAAGGGCAACTATCCAACGCTTGTAACAGACAACATGGCAAGTGGAGAGATTGATATATTGCTCGAGATTCTTGAAGAAACGGCTAAATCACCAGCAGGAAAAGCGCTCTTTAAATTATTAGATTATGCATTTTTTGTTCTTGATCTTGTAGACATAATATCGAGTCTTGGTTTTGATGAAACTGTTTCGCATTGTAAAATCCTAGTTTTTAAAAATGTGCACATTGATCCACGGAAGGAATTTTATGCGTGGTTCAGCTTTTACAGTCAAATAAAATCTGTAGGGCTTAGTGGTGAGATAGTGAATTTCTGGGGAAAATTTCCGTTCGGTTCCTCAATATTTGATCAGTATAACCTTGTTAGTGTAACTGACTTACCTAATGGTGGAATGCAAATAGGGGGTATTCTTTTTGATTATCATAATCCAGACTTAAGAGAAAAAGGCTATATTACAATAAGATCTGATGGCACAGTAGATCCATTCACAGCCCCATTCACAACACTTGACTACATTAATTATGAACTTCATGACAACTTAAATGTAGGAATTGAAATAAGAAAAGGGAATATTGTTTTAGACGGAAAAAACCACACGATTAACGGACGTAGTCCGATAATAGGAAGCCATGCCGTAAGAATGATAAACGTAAATAATGTCATTATAAAATCTCTAAGAATAGAGAATTTTGCTATAGGCATATATCTTGATTCTACCTCAAATAGTACTATTTTTGCGAATCAAATTATCAACACTCATGAAGGCGTATACCTTGTTTGGTCCTTTGGAAACAACATCTCAAACAATCACATAAAAGCTACTGGTATAGGCATACATTTAAGGGACTCCGCTCAAAACATGATCTCAGAAAATAAATTAATAAACTGTGCAACAGCAATATCTATGGAAAAGCTTTCATATAACAACAGCGTTTTAAAAAACAACATCGTGAATTGTAGCACAGGCGTTGATGTAACCTTTCCATCACATAATAATTATGTAACAGAAAATAATATTATTAACTGTAGTGAGCAAGGACTTAGTATAGGTGGAGGAAAAAACAAGATTACTAAAAACATTATAGTTGGGGGAGCTTCTTTTGGTAGTCCAATAGGCATTTATCTTAGAAGATATTCTTATAGTAACAATGTTTCAAGAAATCATGTATTATACTTTAGCTATGCAGTATGTCTTGAAGGAACATCTAATAACAGAATTTCAATCAACAACATTATGTTTAATGTTAATGGTTTTTATTTTAAAGACGATGCTCAAGTATCAGAAAATAACACCATATTTGAGAATAACATGATGAACAATACATATAATTTCTTCTTTGGATCATCGGTCCTAAACATTCTTGTTTACCATAATAATTTCATTGATGGAGATGCCAGAAAAATATATTTTGTATCTGGAATATCAATCTCATGGGATAATGGTTACCCTTCTGGAGGAAATTATTGGGGAAAATATAACGGAAAAGATGAAAAAAGCGGAGTGAATCAAAATATTGCAGGGAGTGATGGTATAAGCGACACGCCATATATTATCGACGAGCAAAACATGGATAGGTATCCTTTAATGGAACCTTACGGTGAACTCCTATCAATAACCTATAATTATAAACTTCCAAAAAACGCTTCGATACAATTAACCTCCAATTCTATAGTTCTAAACTTTACCCATGATCTAGTAAACCAGAAAATATCCTTTAACGTCTATTGGAGAAACGGAACACAGGGATTTGTTAACATCAATATACCTAAAACCATTTTTAACAGTAACCCAGAAGTATTACTTGATGGAAAACTCATACCATTTAATAAAAGTGAGAACATAGACTATATAAATATCTATTTTACATACAAGCACTCAAAACACGATATAACAATTTACTTTCAACAAAAAACTTCAACATCAGCTAAAAACTGGGAAAACTATATTTATATCATTGTCATTGGAGCAGCAATACTGGCTCTTGCCCTTCTAATACTTAAAAAGAAAAATAAGCCAAAACGATAACCCATAAACGATATAAACTAATTATTTGCATGTTGCATACAGTTATAATTGCGAGTTAATTTGAGTTCTTATTGTCTATAGATTTTATATTTACACCTTTAAAATCTTGTTTTGAAAGTTTCTGTGCTATGAGATGTCTCAAAATCAGCAGCAGATCTAGGAGGTTAAAATACACTGTTTATTGTAGCATGCGTCATGATTTGATTTCGAGTTCCAAAAAATTGTTATTTTAAAAAAATAATGTAGTAATTTAAAGTCCATTTATTGTTGCCCAATCTTGAAACACGAAAAAGCCATCGAATACATAGTATCTTGACATGAATCGTAATACTATTGCATTATCTTTTGTTGTTCCATAAATGTATACTATTGCCTTTTCACTTGTTGACTCTGTGGTTTTTACTTGTAACCCATATGATGATGTGAATATTTCTCCTGGTGGTAATAAACCTAATGGAAGTACAGCTGTTTTGTTTTCTGGTGTGGTTGATGTCTTGAAACGTAATACTGTATTATTACCATAGAAGCCTGCAGCTAATAATGTTGCATTCGCATGGAATGGTAAATTCACTGAAGTATTTAAGGATGTCCAATTCCCTACTGGTACGGTGATGGATGATGGTAATCGTTGTGATGTGGTCAGAACACTTACCTCTAATAAGAATGGTTCAATGGGTATAAGACCGCCATGTAATGTTTGGTGTATGTATATTGTAAATATAGCTGGTGTTTTAGGAACATACCACTCATACCTGAAAGATGGATACGTTACGATCCTTCTTGTGAGGGGTTTTTCGTTTGAAGTGAGGTTGAACGTATTGTACATAAAGTATCTACCAGAGCTGATGTAGAATGGATATCCTATACCATCTCCTCCATACCAACCTGCAAATTCACCATTTGGACCTAGTACATAAACATTGTATGATGAATTGTACTGAGACCACTCAAGCTTTACTTTCAACGCAAAAGCATTAGGATCGCTAACCTTTACTGCAAAAACTCTCCAGTCGCCTGATTCTGCTCTCCAACTCCAATCAAAGTCGCCGTACGTTGCTCCAAGATCATAGGGTGTAGTGCCAAGGGTAGGCGGACCTGAAACTACGGTAGGCAGACCTGAAACTACACCAGGTTTACCCACAACTAAGTATGAGTATGGAACAATGCGTTGGAATAAGCCATAGGTCGTGTTTAATGTAACTGATATTAATCCCTCCCTAACACCTGAAGAAGCAACCACTGGAACAGTAAGAGTTCCCGTGACCGTCGCATTCGAATATGGGGCAATGCTAGCTGATGGTGATGATGTTGTAACCCATGTGTCTGGCGTCTTCTTATATTTTATTAACGTTAGTGTGAAAGCGACAGAAATGTCAGGTAATGATGGGCTGCTCTTTGTTATTGCAGGCCTAAGTAATATTAGTGAACTAGGACTGTGTAGTTTGCTTAGTACGTTGCTAAGCGTTACTTCGGCTGTTGTTCCTCTTACAAAATTAGCATTAAGCAGATAAAGTTCCCTAGGTTGTATTATGCCATCATGATTTGCATCATACCATTCAAATACGAAGAGGCTTATTCTGTAATTCCAACTGTAACTATACATTGGATCGAACTTTGAAAAGCTGTATGATAAAATAAAGCGTGCCATATCAACATTAGAGAACCAAGACGGGGTCAATGGAATATATGTTACCGGTCTAGATGCTGTATTAAGAACGCCTGAAATAATACTTTTACTGAACGCTGTGTAAGTTAATGCTGTTGTATTCACCATTTGTAAGTTTGCGCTACCTAAGTTCTTAATTGTGAAGGAGAATTGTGTTTGTGTTCCTGGATCAATGGTTCCTAGAAACATGCTAGAGGACTGCATGGACATAAATGATGGTACGTGTGATGGTAAGTATACTTTTCCTCCTATCTCATATTCTAGTACTGCAGGTATTCCTATAAACCACTGATCTAAGTCGTTACTCCACTGCTCTGACCATGCATCGTGTAGTCTTGTTTCTAGGTTTTTGGCTGTCACGGTAGAGCTTATAATTGCTATTGATTGTCCTGTTTCTGGGCGTATCATGCGTCTAGATGCCTTTACTGCCATGTATGCATCAACGCGTCCTGATGTTTGTATAAAGGGTTCAATGCCTAAATCTTTTGCAGTGCTTTGTAATATTGTTTTAGCATCTGACGGTGAAAGTGTTTTATTCGAAGCCTCTAACATTAGTGCTACCACACCTGCCGTAACAGGAGTTGCCATACTTGTGCCACCGAATATACCATAACCACCAGCTATTAGAGGTGCGATAGCCCAACCATAGGCACCAACGTTTACTACATCTGGCTTTATTTCACCTACTGGAGAGGGAGCCCTTGCGCTCCATGAAATTACTTCATCATAACTTCCGGACGGGTTCCAACCAAAAAGTGCATATATATGGGTAAGTGTTGAGGCTCCCACTGTTATTACAAATGAGGCGGCACCCGGTGATGTGATCGTACCATATCCGGGTCCTCCATTACCGGCTGCATGAGTTATAATTATACCTGGATATGTTGAGTTTAAAAATCCTGGAATTGTCAGACCATTCTCAAGCATGCTCTCCATATCGAATCCAAAGCCAAAGCGATCATACCACTGAGCGGAAATACCCCAGCTATTACTTATTATGTTAGCTCTTTTCTGTCCAGTATATACGAACGTTACATTGTAGTCATAAATTCCTGGGGCTTTCTTAACTTTTGGTCCTATTCTTAGATCAAACCCTGCTGCCCACAACATTCCGATCTCTACATCGCCGGTCCATAATCCTTTAATACCTATTATTGTGGCATTAGGTGCTATGCCGGGTAATGTTCGATAACCGTAACCTGGTATATAATATGCTACCTTGCCTCTAGACGCTAACACGCCTGCGACGCTAGTTCCGTGACCATAGAAATCATAGAATATCGATAAGTATTCTCCATCTAAATCCCATCCTGGCATAACCTTACCTGGGTACGAGAAGTAACGCCAGAAATCAAAGAAGAAACCTCCAAGAGTGCCTATAGTATAAGGATAGTCGTTGTAAACGGTCACTCTATCACCATTATAATCGTAATATGGGTCATCAGTAAAGTTGCCGTTATTATTAAAATCTACATAGACCCTAGTATATTGACCCGGAGTCACTGGATCAACCATCAATATTCCAATGTTAATTATATCACCTAGCATGTATAAATCAGTCATACCAAATTTTACTATACCACTCCTTGACCATCCAGGATTAATTACATAATTATATTCTGCGGTTATGTTAACTGGTGCCGGTTCAAGGACTGTAAAATTCTTATTGGCTGTAGGCAAGACTGGTGTAGCGTTGTAAGACTTCATTATTAATACCTGGCTTTCGTCAGGATCATATATCAGGGGTTCTCTTCCATTATTAGGTAAAGTAACATAGGTAAGTGAATCTTTTATGTCGGGATTTGCATAATCTATTCCGGTATCGACAACTGCAACTTTGATACCTTTACCAGTAATACCATATTCGCTAACCACTTTATTTACACCAAGTAGATCCCTGACTCTAAACATATCGACGCCTATCTCTTTTTGTAGTTCAATGCTTCTATCTTTTGGTAAATCTATGAATGGTTTCACGAAAACACTTTTAACTGAGGTATATGTTGATAGTTCTTCTAATGTATCTTTAGATGCTAATACTTTAAGGGTATAAAGATTGTTACCAAGATAGTATAGGTTTGAATGTTCATCAACTTTGCTAATAACGTATTTTAATCCATTAGCATCAACGGTTACCGTCGCGTAATATTTTCCTTGAAATCGTGGATTTGGGTTCTCTCCTACAAAACTTCCAGCTAGCTTCTCAACACTTTTTAATGAGGTATTAACAATGTTACCATTAGAAAAAGCATATGCTGGTGTTGAGTAATACTGTAATACTAATATTATAATCATTAT
This is a stretch of genomic DNA from Thermoprotei archaeon. It encodes these proteins:
- a CDS encoding helix-turn-helix domain-containing protein, which gives rise to MEKREKLLTTSEVAEVLNVTRHTVAKWIREGRINAIKLPGGRYRIPESEVEKIWKSLKR
- a CDS encoding RNA-guided endonuclease TnpB family protein, producing MEVVKAVVFKHNADVKPLLETFNQMVNECMAYALKNNISSPMRLERALYDYFKQRYGFATHYCISACRVACGIIRSWRRLVKRGRADSNKPPTFKASAMRLQKELMRFRGDKIVVTIKPYSWIEVPLATGSYQRQFVEGWREGKLKVGEITLLNDRAIVTFKKEVEEKKPNGYASVDINLMSLDILEAKDELKYRKIDLKKLYGVRVHYFEKRRKIQSLSKFKPKTSKMLMEKYSKREKRRVSDILHKVTTAIVREFIENGVSPILEKLKGLSYNATRNRYAKRKNRKVSSLPYKKIQDFIEYKMAWHGYKTHYVSAKNTSKTCPRCGRLSKTNGQVFKCESCGYGADRHFIACVNILRMWGKWFSPKALDELIEREGLSRNT
- a CDS encoding right-handed parallel beta-helix repeat-containing protein, translated to MSGWGIVASKVTGWSIYYEGSNESVYRFNLSREVSGLEMILYINAIDDPRSFNDDWMEFKLVGEPFEIATVHGNYIVEPIIGLTKVGYNNDNEKSVGGLHVIYYALPKKNFVSYINITLHALYSNPRLDISRSYIREWDFVENVIQQSVWATGWYQYNVTQDYIGRVSLVSFGASFGDRPSESGLVWYFSRMISPPKLLWNPDVYVEVGYAGGINIVPESFIGTGNYTCKINAGIGIGNELNEAVSSGFSKTVYKVRKGNYPTLVTDNMASGEIDILLEILEETAKSPAGKALFKLLDYAFFVLDLVDIISSLGFDETVSHCKILVFKNVHIDPRKEFYAWFSFYSQIKSVGLSGEIVNFWGKFPFGSSIFDQYNLVSVTDLPNGGMQIGGILFDYHNPDLREKGYITIRSDGTVDPFTAPFTTLDYINYELHDNLNVGIEIRKGNIVLDGKNHTINGRSPIIGSHAVRMINVNNVIIKSLRIENFAIGIYLDSTSNSTIFANQIINTHEGVYLVWSFGNNISNNHIKATGIGIHLRDSAQNMISENKLINCATAISMEKLSYNNSVLKNNIVNCSTGVDVTFPSHNNYVTENNIINCSEQGLSIGGGKNKITKNIIVGGASFGSPIGIYLRRYSYSNNVSRNHVLYFSYAVCLEGTSNNRISINNIMFNVNGFYFKDDAQVSENNTIFENNMMNNTYNFFFGSSVLNILVYHNNFIDGDARKIYFVSGISISWDNGYPSGGNYWGKYNGKDEKSGVNQNIAGSDGISDTPYIIDEQNMDRYPLMEPYGELLSITYNYKLPKNASIQLTSNSIVLNFTHDLVNQKISFNVYWRNGTQGFVNINIPKTIFNSNPEVLLDGKLIPFNKSENIDYINIYFTYKHSKHDITIYFQQKTSTSAKNWENYIYIIVIGAAILALALLILKKKNKPKR
- a CDS encoding S8 family serine peptidase; translation: MKQLKLFEITTIIMIIILVLQYYSTPAYAFSNGNIVNTSLKSVEKLAGSFVGENPNPRFQGKYYATVTVDANGLKYVISKVDEHSNLYYLGNNLYTLKVLASKDTLEELSTYTSVKSVFVKPFIDLPKDRSIELQKEIGVDMFRVRDLLGVNKVVSEYGITGKGIKVAVVDTGIDYANPDIKDSLTYVTLPNNGREPLIYDPDESQVLIMKSYNATPVLPTANKNFTVLEPAPVNITAEYNYVINPGWSRSGIVKFGMTDLYMLGDIINIGILMVDPVTPGQYTRVYVDFNNNGNFTDDPYYDYNGDRVTVYNDYPYTIGTLGGFFFDFWRYFSYPGKVMPGWDLDGEYLSIFYDFYGHGTSVAGVLASRGKVAYYIPGYGYRTLPGIAPNATIIGIKGLWTGDVEIGMLWAAGFDLRIGPKVKKAPGIYDYNVTFVYTGQKRANIISNSWGISAQWYDRFGFGFDMESMLENGLTIPGFLNSTYPGIIITHAAGNGGPGYGTITSPGAASFVITVGASTLTHIYALFGWNPSGSYDEVISWSARAPSPVGEIKPDVVNVGAYGWAIAPLIAGGYGIFGGTSMATPVTAGVVALMLEASNKTLSPSDAKTILQSTAKDLGIEPFIQTSGRVDAYMAVKASRRMIRPETGQSIAIISSTVTAKNLETRLHDAWSEQWSNDLDQWFIGIPAVLEYEIGGKVYLPSHVPSFMSMQSSSMFLGTIDPGTQTQFSFTIKNLGSANLQMVNTTALTYTAFSKSIISGVLNTASRPVTYIPLTPSWFSNVDMARFILSYSFSKFDPMYSYSWNYRISLFVFEWYDANHDGIIQPRELYLLNANFVRGTTAEVTLSNVLSKLHSPSSLILLRPAITKSSPSLPDISVAFTLTLIKYKKTPDTWVTTSSPSASIAPYSNATVTGTLTVPVVASSGVREGLISVTLNTTYGLFQRIVPYSYLVVGKPGVVSGLPTVVSGPPTLGTTPYDLGATYGDFDWSWRAESGDWRVFAVKVSDPNAFALKVKLEWSQYNSSYNVYVLGPNGEFAGWYGGDGIGYPFYISSGRYFMYNTFNLTSNEKPLTRRIVTYPSFRYEWYVPKTPAIFTIYIHQTLHGGLIPIEPFLLEVSVLTTSQRLPSSITVPVGNWTSLNTSVNLPFHANATLLAAGFYGNNTVLRFKTSTTPENKTAVLPLGLLPPGEIFTSSYGLQVKTTESTSEKAIVYIYGTTKDNAIVLRFMSRYYVFDGFFVFQDWATINGL